One Streptomyces sp. NBC_01217 genomic region harbors:
- a CDS encoding ABC transporter: protein MSNLTTTPAAGPGRSASSPAPSAAPGRTRAPRLSGMTWLTWRQHRAAYWTYLAVTALITAWIAHQRAGLMDHLAALGWPDSSPDKWMAGIEPYVQQTLKVGLGLLPLPVILGVFLGAPLFAGDLESGSAKLVMSQSARPSRWLTAKLGITVLVVVVCTVALSLACGWWWRPLMEQDGSMGWDVTVFSNTGPVPVALTVFSVVGGVAIGMVLRRTLFSMVATFFFTVAVELFWSMNRLNFANPVRIANHSGVNGSPPLVPPGGLMVDSGSYITSSGKTLPMHTCLHEPSAKAVDICLQKKDVVGQSVDYLPLSQLSSTQWLDALVLFALAITVTVFIFLWGRKRIV from the coding sequence ATGAGCAACCTGACCACGACCCCGGCCGCTGGACCCGGCAGGTCCGCCTCTTCTCCCGCGCCCTCCGCCGCCCCCGGCCGCACCCGAGCCCCCCGGCTCAGCGGCATGACCTGGCTCACCTGGCGCCAGCACCGCGCCGCCTACTGGACCTACCTAGCCGTCACGGCCCTGATCACGGCGTGGATCGCCCACCAGCGCGCCGGCCTGATGGACCACCTGGCCGCCCTCGGCTGGCCGGACTCTTCGCCCGACAAGTGGATGGCGGGCATAGAGCCGTACGTGCAGCAGACTCTCAAGGTCGGCCTGGGCCTTCTTCCCCTGCCCGTCATCCTCGGCGTATTCCTGGGCGCCCCCCTGTTCGCCGGCGATTTGGAGAGCGGCAGCGCCAAGCTCGTCATGTCTCAGTCCGCACGCCCCAGCCGCTGGCTGACCGCCAAACTCGGGATCACCGTCCTGGTGGTCGTCGTGTGCACGGTGGCCCTCTCTCTCGCCTGCGGCTGGTGGTGGAGGCCGCTGATGGAACAGGACGGGAGCATGGGCTGGGACGTGACCGTGTTCAGCAACACCGGACCCGTGCCAGTCGCACTCACCGTCTTCAGCGTCGTTGGCGGCGTCGCCATCGGCATGGTGCTGCGTCGGACCCTGTTCTCCATGGTCGCCACCTTCTTCTTCACCGTCGCCGTCGAGTTGTTCTGGTCCATGAACCGCCTGAACTTCGCGAACCCCGTGAGGATCGCCAATCATTCGGGAGTCAACGGCTCCCCTCCGCTCGTTCCCCCGGGCGGCCTGATGGTGGACAGCGGGTCGTACATCACCAGCTCCGGGAAGACCCTCCCCATGCACACCTGTCTGCACGAGCCGTCGGCGAAAGCCGTCGACATCTGTCTCCAGAAGAAGGATGTCGTCGGCCAGTCGGTGGACTACCTGCCCCTCTCGCAGCTCAGCAGCACGCAGTGGCTCGACGCCCTGGTCCTCTTCGCTCTTGCCATCACTGTGACAGTCTTCATCTTCC
- a CDS encoding ABC transporter ATP-binding protein produces MNTAGPVAESAVEAHTVGRKYRRGWALRDCSFRLPAGRICGLVGPNGAGKTTLMSIAANLLEPTEGTLTVFGALPQSVEAGRRTAFLAQEKPLFRRFTVAETLRLGRELNHGWDQLVAEHIVRSGNVPMNAKVGTLSGGQRTRVAFALAFGKRPDLLLLDEPFSDLDPLVRHELMSLLLAEASEHGTTVLLSSHMLSELESVCDFLLVVSAGGLRLAGDVDELRSAHLLLQGVDSGDGPGVPSELARHTVVECRTSGGRTSALIRPDGPVSDQWQSRTPDLEELLLPYLRSLEAPPLITPAARPHSPGGAAA; encoded by the coding sequence ATGAACACAGCCGGCCCCGTGGCGGAGTCGGCGGTGGAGGCCCACACGGTGGGGCGGAAGTACCGCCGGGGCTGGGCCCTGAGGGACTGCTCCTTCCGACTCCCGGCCGGCCGGATCTGCGGGCTGGTGGGCCCCAATGGGGCGGGCAAGACGACTCTGATGTCGATCGCCGCCAACCTGCTGGAACCGACGGAGGGCACCCTCACGGTGTTCGGCGCGCTCCCCCAGTCCGTGGAGGCCGGACGCCGCACGGCCTTCCTCGCCCAGGAGAAGCCGCTGTTTCGCCGCTTCACAGTGGCCGAGACACTGCGTCTGGGCCGCGAACTGAACCACGGCTGGGACCAGCTCGTCGCCGAGCACATCGTCCGCTCGGGCAACGTGCCCATGAACGCCAAGGTCGGCACCCTCTCCGGCGGACAGCGCACCCGCGTCGCCTTCGCCCTCGCCTTCGGCAAACGACCCGACCTGCTGCTGCTCGACGAGCCCTTCTCGGACCTCGACCCGCTGGTGCGCCACGAACTCATGAGCCTGTTGCTGGCCGAGGCCAGCGAACACGGCACCACAGTGCTGCTGTCCTCCCACATGCTCAGCGAACTGGAGAGCGTCTGCGACTTCCTCCTCGTCGTCTCCGCTGGAGGTCTGCGCCTGGCCGGTGACGTGGACGAACTCCGCAGCGCCCATCTGCTCCTGCAGGGCGTCGACAGCGGCGACGGGCCGGGCGTTCCCAGTGAACTCGCCCGCCACACCGTAGTCGAGTGCCGTACCAGCGGAGGACGAACCAGCGCCCTCATCCGCCCGGACGGCCCAGTCAGCGACCAGTGGCAGTCCCGCACCCCGGATCTGGAGGAACTCCTGCTTCCCTACCTGCGCTCCCTCGAAGCGCCGCCACTGATCACTCCCGCGGCCCGGCCGCACAGCCCGGGGGGAGCTGCAGCATGA